One genomic window of Misgurnus anguillicaudatus chromosome 12, ASM2758022v2, whole genome shotgun sequence includes the following:
- the LOC129446672 gene encoding collagenase 3-like, protein MICFKLCILISLVVVGYSNPIGPPIDEEDETMAESFLNKLYPLPKGPLDGIQRSSSMSLRLKEMQTFFGLKVTGKLNEETLDVMKKPRCGVPDVAAYSVFEGDYKWKTNDLTYRIENYTPDMTKADVDAAIEKALKVWSDVTPLRFTRIFSGTADIMISFSVGDHGDGYPFDGPNNLLAHAFPPFAGIGGDAHFDDDEDFTNSHKGYNLFLVAAHEFGHSLGLQHSQDRGALMFPTYAYREVDTFALPQDDVNGIQYLYGPNPDITPDESQPTPPSTPDICNPKLVLDAVTMFRGEIMFFKGSFFWRSYPLSNTVEHHLIKAFWPEIPDNIDATFESPSDDKVYLFKGQKVWALYGYDLAQGYPKHISSFGLSKKVKKVDAALYDEQTYKILFFANNKIYSYDEMTRRMDKGYPKVVKDVFPGMKGKVTAAFQYKGFTYLFSGPKMFEFESYDKKLYRVLNNSYFLPC, encoded by the exons ATGATCTGCTTCAAGCTCTGCATTCTCATCTCTTTGGTGGTCGTTGGCTACTCCAACCCAATAGGGCCACCTATTGATGAAGAAGATGAGACCATGGCTGAG aGTTTTCTGAACAAGTTGTACCCCCTGCCGAAGGGGCCCTTGGATGGTATTCAACGCTCCAGTTCAATGAGTCTGAGGCTGAAGGAGATGCAAACGTTTTTTGGACTTAAGGTAACAGGAAAGCTGAATGAAGAGACACTGGACGTGATGAAGAAGCCACGTTGTGGTGTTCCAGATGTTGCAGCATATtctgtttttgaaggggacTACAAATGGAAAACAAACGACCTGACCTACAG AATTGAGAACTACACACCGGACATGACGAAAGCTGATGTGGATGCTGCCATTGAAAAAGCCCTGAAGGTGTGGTCAGATGTTACTCCTCTCAGATTCACTCGTATCTTCAGTGGAACCGCTGATATCATGATCTCCTTTTCAGTTGGAG ACCATGGTGATGGTTACCCATTTGATGGGCCAAATAATTTACTAGCTCATGCGTTCCCTCCATTTGCTGGTATTGGTGGTGATGCCCATTTTGATGATGATGAGGACTTCACCAATTCCCATAAAG GGTACAATTTGTTCCTGGTGGCTGCTCATGAGTTTGGACACTCATTGGGTCTTCAACATTCCCAGGATCGAGGTGCGCTGATGTTTCCTACCTATGCTTACAGAGAGGTCGATACCTTCGCTCTCCCTCAAGATGATGTCAACGGTATCCAGTATCTTTATG GTCCTAACCCTGATATAACACCTGATGAATCCCAACCCACACCACCCAGCACTCCAGACATATGTAATCCTAAACTGGTCCTTGATGCTGTCACCATGTTCAGAGGAGAGATAATGTTTTTCAAGGGCAG CTTCTTCTGGCGCAGTTATCCATTGAGTAACACAGTTGAGCATCATCTCATCAAAGCCTTCTGGCCTGAGATTCCAGATAATATTGATGCAACATTCGAGAGTCCATCGGACGACAAAGTTTACCTTTTTAAAG GTCAAAAGGTTTGGGCTCTCTATGGCTATGACTTGGCACAAGGATATCCTAAGCATATCAGCAGCTTCGGTTTGTCAAAGAAGGTGAAGAAAGTCGACGCTGCGCTCTATGATGAGCAAACCTACAAAATCCTGTTTTTTGCTAACAATAAGATTTATAG TTACGATGAGATGACACGGAGAATGGATAAAGGCTATCCTAAAGTGGTGAAAGATGTGTTCCCAGGAATGAAAGGGAAGGTGACGGCGGCCTTCCAGTACAAag GTTTCACTTATCTCTTTAGTGGACCCAAAATGTTTGAGTTTGAATCCTATGACAAGAAGCTGTACCGTGTCCTGAACAACAGCTATTTTCTGCCCTGTTAG